A window of Thermoanaerobacterium sp. PSU-2 genomic DNA:
GGAAAATAGAAATAAAACAATCTTAATGAATACGTTTTTGCATATAAAATAACTTTTTATTTAATAATTTTTATTTTTGTAGCTTAAGTGGTAATATATATTTTGAAAGGAGATGTTTTTATGTTATTTACACCCATAAAAATAAAAGACATTACTATAAAAAACAGGATTATGATGTCTCCAATGTGTCAGTATTCCGCTGACAAAGATGGACTTGCAAACAGTTGGCACTTTGTTCACTACTTAAGCAGAGCCGTCGGCGGTGTGGGGTTAATAATGGTTGAAGCAACGGCAGTAGAAAGTCGAGGGCGAATAACTGATCGCGATCTTGGCATCTGGAACGACCAACAGGTAGAACCACTCAAAAGAATTGTTGATGAGTGCAAAAAATACGGTGTTACAATGGGAATACAATTAGCCCATGCTGGAAGAAAATCAGAAGTGGCAGATGAAACGCCTGTTGCGCCTTCAGCAATAAACTGGAGCGATGATTATAAATTGCCACATGAACTCACAAAAGAAGAAATAAAGGCTATCGTAGAAAAGTTTAAAGATGCAGCAGTAAGAGCCTTGAATGCTGGTTTTGATGTTATTGAAATACATGCGGCACACGGTTATTTGCTACACGAATTTCTGTCGCCCCTGTCAAACAAGAGAAATGATGAATACGGCGGTGATGTCACTAACAGAGTGAGAATGCTTAAAGAAGTCATAGAAGCTGTAAAAAAAGTATGGCCAGAAAATAAACCTTTATTTGTAAGGGTTTCATCCGACGATTACATTGAAGGCGGCATCGACATTGACGAAATGATAAAAATTTTATCATACATAAAGCCTTTAGGCGTAGACGTGATAGATGCAAGCAGCGGTGGACTTCTAAATGCGAAAATCGATCTTTATCCTGGCTATCAAGTCAAATACTCTGAAAAAATAAAAAGCCAGCTTGGTTTTAAAACAGCGGCAGTAGGCTTAATAACAAAAGCTGAAATGGCTGAACAAATCCTCAAAGACGGAAAAGCTGATTTAATAGCGTTAGGCCGTGAGCTTCTGAGAAATCCGTAT
This region includes:
- the namA gene encoding NADPH dehydrogenase NamA; its protein translation is MLFTPIKIKDITIKNRIMMSPMCQYSADKDGLANSWHFVHYLSRAVGGVGLIMVEATAVESRGRITDRDLGIWNDQQVEPLKRIVDECKKYGVTMGIQLAHAGRKSEVADETPVAPSAINWSDDYKLPHELTKEEIKAIVEKFKDAAVRALNAGFDVIEIHAAHGYLLHEFLSPLSNKRNDEYGGDVTNRVRMLKEVIEAVKKVWPENKPLFVRVSSDDYIEGGIDIDEMIKILSYIKPLGVDVIDASSGGLLNAKIDLYPGYQVKYSEKIKSQLGFKTAAVGLITKAEMAEQILKDGKADLIALGRELLRNPYWPLYAAHDLKEDVEWPKQYERGKFRV